The sequence TCTGGCTTAAGAAACCTGTTGAACCGTAGTGACTTAGTCGTAGTATAAACAGCATTATTTAACAAAAATAAGCTTTTCTTGATGCCTTTACGCGCTAGTTTGCTGAGTTTTCTGCTGCTTTTCAGCCCGCTTTTGCTTGCGTCTCCCACGGCTACCGGCCAACATATCGAAGTGGCGCTGGTATCTGAGCATCAAAAGCTTAAAAAAAATGTCACTAACTGGGTCGGGCTGTATCTGCAACCCGAACAGCAATGGCATACCTACTGGCGCAATCCTGGCGACTCCGGCGAACCACCTAGAATCGACTGGCAACTGCCCGCTGGTGTCAGTGCCGGTGATATTCTCTGGCCCATTCCGCAGGCCATAGACGTTGCTCACCTGACCAATTATGGCTATGAAGGTAATAATCTGTTGATGGTGCCGCTGACCCTCGGTGAATCGGTGCAGGGCCCGGTGCAGCTGATTGCCGATGTGTCCTGGCTGGTATGTAAAGAAGACTGCATTCCCGGCTGGGCAACCCTGAGCCTGAACCTGGAGGTCAGCGATACGACTCAGCCCTCTGAACATGCCGGATTGTTTGCACAGACCCGGCAGCAGTTACCGCTTGCGTCAGACAAACAGGCCAGCCATGAGTTTGCCGATAATCAACTGCTGGTGTCCATCTCCGGCGTTGAAAAAGATCAATGGCGGCTGTTCCCCTTTCGCAGCGACCTGATTCAGCATGCCGGTGAACAACAAGCTTACCGTGAAGGTGATACCCTGACTTTAAGTATTGAGGTTTCAGATTATCTGAATCAGCCTGCAGAGAGCTTTGATTTTCTGCTCAGTGACGGTAAACAGGGCCTCTATCTGCAAAGTACCCTGCGGACCGGCCCTGTTGGGAACAATGCAGCCACTGCAACCGCAACGCCCTTGTATCTGTATCTGCTGATGGCATTCGCCGGCGGGCTGATCCTCAACATTATGCCCTGCGTGTTCCCTATATTGTGCTTCAAAGCCATGTCATTGAAACAGCAATCCCCGGTGCAGTGGCAGCACTTAGGCTATGCCACCGGCATTTTTGTCAGCTTCTGGCTGTTTGCTCTTGTGATCAGTTTACTGAAGCTCTCAGGGCAAACTGTTGGCTGGGGTTTTCATCTGCAAAACCCGCTGATTATCGCCCTGCTCACCTACCTGTTTTTTGCCATAGGTCTGATGCTGCTCAATACCCTGCCTGTGGGCTCAAGGCTGGCCGGACTGGGTGATAAGCTGACCCGTGGTCAGGGCTTTGGCAGTCAGTTCTTTACCGGCGTACTGGCAGTGATCGTTGCCTCGCCCTGTACCGCTCCTTTTATGGCCGCAGCCCTGGGCGTGGCCATGGTCAGCGATATGCTCACCTCCTGGCTGATTTTCAGCTTTCTGGCGCTGGGTTTTGCCCTGCCACTCACCTTACTGGTGATGTTGCCGTCACTGAACCGCTTACTGCCTAAACCCGGTAGCTGGATGGAACATTTCAAGCAGTTGCTGGCCTTTCCTATTTTTGCTACCTGTGTCTGGCTGCTGTGGATCTATCAGCATCAGGTCGGCGGCACGCAGCAGGCCATGCTGATGCTGGGCCTGCTGGCCATTGCCCTGCTCTGCTGGCAGTGTCGCCTTGGCAGTAAAACCGGCAGAGTTGTGCTGATCATCTGCGCTGTGGCGCTGATCATCAGCCCGCTAATATGGCCAGCCAGTGAAAATAAGGTTGAACGCCGGGATACTCTGGCGCTAAATTTTTCGCCTGACAGGCTCAGGCAATTGCAACAGGATAATCAGGTTATACTGTTGAATATGACTGCCGACTGGTGCATCAGCTGTAAGGTTAACGAACAAACAGCGCTCTCCAGCGAGAGAGTAAGGCAGGCGCTGCAACAGCCTGACACCCATTATATGGTGGGTGACTGGACCAACAAAAATCAACAGATACTTGAGTTTCTGAACCACTATCAGCGCAGCGGCGTACCTTTATATGTGGTGTATGGCGGTACGTCTCATGTTGAGATATTGCCGCAGTTACTGACGGTAAACATGGTTATTGACGCCCTCAACCGGGCAAAAAAGGAGATAAAGCAATGAACAATGTATTTCGCCTGCTCAGTGCCGGTCTGTTTGCCGGCCTGCTATCCAGTCACGCTCTGGCAGCCAAAGTGGATGAAAAGGCGCCGGATTTCACCCTGACCAATACCAAAGGTGAGCAGATATCGCTGCAGGACTACGCCGGTAAGCATGTGGTGCTGGAATGGACCAATCATCTCTGCCCTTATGTACAGAAACATTATGGCAGTGACAATATGCAGTCATTGCAGAAAAACTATACCGGCCAGGATGTGATTTGGTTGTCGGTGATTTCCTCAGCCGAGGGTAAACAGGGCCATGTCAGTGCAGCAGAGGCCGATGCGCTGAGCGAGTCCCGGAG comes from Lacimicrobium alkaliphilum and encodes:
- a CDS encoding protein-disulfide reductase DsbD family protein; the encoded protein is MPLRASLLSFLLLFSPLLLASPTATGQHIEVALVSEHQKLKKNVTNWVGLYLQPEQQWHTYWRNPGDSGEPPRIDWQLPAGVSAGDILWPIPQAIDVAHLTNYGYEGNNLLMVPLTLGESVQGPVQLIADVSWLVCKEDCIPGWATLSLNLEVSDTTQPSEHAGLFAQTRQQLPLASDKQASHEFADNQLLVSISGVEKDQWRLFPFRSDLIQHAGEQQAYREGDTLTLSIEVSDYLNQPAESFDFLLSDGKQGLYLQSTLRTGPVGNNAATATATPLYLYLLMAFAGGLILNIMPCVFPILCFKAMSLKQQSPVQWQHLGYATGIFVSFWLFALVISLLKLSGQTVGWGFHLQNPLIIALLTYLFFAIGLMLLNTLPVGSRLAGLGDKLTRGQGFGSQFFTGVLAVIVASPCTAPFMAAALGVAMVSDMLTSWLIFSFLALGFALPLTLLVMLPSLNRLLPKPGSWMEHFKQLLAFPIFATCVWLLWIYQHQVGGTQQAMLMLGLLAIALLCWQCRLGSKTGRVVLIICAVALIISPLIWPASENKVERRDTLALNFSPDRLRQLQQDNQVILLNMTADWCISCKVNEQTALSSERVRQALQQPDTHYMVGDWTNKNQQILEFLNHYQRSGVPLYVVYGGTSHVEILPQLLTVNMVIDALNRAKKEIKQ
- a CDS encoding redoxin domain-containing protein, which translates into the protein MNNVFRLLSAGLFAGLLSSHALAAKVDEKAPDFTLTNTKGEQISLQDYAGKHVVLEWTNHLCPYVQKHYGSDNMQSLQKNYTGQDVIWLSVISSAEGKQGHVSAAEADALSESRSAHPTHVLFDPSGKVGKDYGAKTTPHMYVIDTQGVLRYNGAIDSIKSANPADIDKAKPYFQQAMDAVLKGEEVASKMTVPYGCSVKYAG